One window of Equus caballus isolate H_3958 breed thoroughbred chromosome 3, TB-T2T, whole genome shotgun sequence genomic DNA carries:
- the LOC138923416 gene encoding rho GTPase-activating protein 20-like isoform X2 — MGCQLFGQIWRSGHLCQEVLCLGLAHSELCGHLQFFRTKGKMALFPSKSVTVTVTNSDTVNNIINMSLPMLGITGSEKDYQLWVSSGKKEAPCPLTGHEHPYIIKMSHRPATGLLPQGPEGSTFQESPDTQGQFILKPRHPARNQQRKGQKSVRINFMGNWALRRGSSACQDLLHMTPPSPKPGQLFGISLGDVCERDSLPPSLLDMLCFLKQKGPLTEGIFRKSANMKLCRALKETLNAGDKVNLDCESVLVVACVLKDFLRNIPGSIFTSDLYAKWVSITDGENEEEKIAATQRLLDELPRANAELLRYLFGVLHSIQRHSSVNQMTSYNLATCIAPSILCLPNACSAELESDITRKISLVQFLIENCLQIFGEDIASLLGESSMHCDGSEKAADPSTDLGEDIASLLGESSMHCDGSEKAADPSTDFGEDIASLLGESSMHCDGSKKAADPSTDFGEDIASLLGESSMHCDGSEKAADPSTDLGEDIASLLGESSMHCDGSEKAADPSTDLGEDIASLLGESSMHCDGSEKAADPSTDFGVSTKQPVESKPVRVIVTYKKAQLQNDAEAPCGVGPPSSLSAMLSVTED; from the exons tctGTAACTGTAACAGTGACCAATTCGGATACAGTGAATAACATTATCAACATGTCACTACCAATGCTTGGAATAACT GGCTCTGAGAAAGATTACCAGCTGTGGGTCAGTTCCGGCAAGAAAGAGGCCCCATGCCCACTCACTG GACATGAGCATCCCTACATAATTAAAATGAGCCATCGTCCAGCCACTGGGCTCCTGCCACAGGGACCAGAGGGCTCCACCTTCCAGGAGTCCCCAGACACGCAAGGCCAATTCATCCTGAAGCCAAGGCACCCAGCCAGGAACCAGCAGAGGAAAG GCCAGAAGTCAGTGAGAATTAATTTTATGGGCAACTGGGCCCTCCGGCGTGGCTCCAGCGCCTGCCAGGACCTTCTGCACATGACGCCACCATCCCCAAAGCCAGGGCAGCTCTTTGGCATCAGCCTCGGGGATGTGTGTGAACGCGACAGCctgcccccttctcttctg GATATGCTTTGCTTTCTTAAGCAAAAAGGGCCGCTCACAGAGGGCATATTCAGAAAATCGGCCAATATGAAATTATGCAGAGCCCTAAAGGAGACATTAAATGCTGGGGACAAAGTGAACCTGGACTGTGAATCTGTTCTTGTGGTCGCATGTGTCTTAAAG GATTTTCTTCGAAACATCCCAGGGAGCATCTTTACATCTGACCTCTATGCTAAATGGGTCAGTATAACTGATGGAGAGAACGAGGAGGAGAAAATCGCTGCCACTCAGAG GCTTTTGGATGAGCTGCCCAGAGCCAATGCAGAGCTCCTGCGCTATCTTTTTGGAGTGCTGCACAGCATTCAGCGGCATTCGTCCGTCAATCAGATGACATCTTACAACTTAGCCACCTGCATAGCCCCAAGCATTCTTTGTTTGCCCAATGCCTGCAGCGCAGAATTAGAAAGTGACATCACAAGAAAG ATTTCTCTTGTGCAATTTTTGATTGAGAATTGCCTCCAGATCTTtggagaagacattgcttccctcctgggggagagctccatgcattgtgatggcagcgagaaggctgcagatccttcgactgacctcggagaagacattgcttccctcctgggggagagctccatgcattgtgatggcagcgagaaggctgcagatccttcgactgacttcggagaagacattgcttccctcctaggggagagctccatgcattgtgatggcagcaagaaggctgcagatccttcgactgacttcggagaagacattgcttccctcctgggggagagctccatgcattgtgatggcagcgagaaggctgcagatccttcgactgacctcggagaagacattgcttccctcctgggggagagctccatgcattgtgatggcagcgagaaggctgcagatccttcgactgacctcggagaagacattgcttccctcctgggggagagctccatgcattgtGATGGCAGCGAGAAGGCTGCAGATCCTTCGACTGACTTCG GAGTGTCAACCAAGCAACCTGTTGAATCCAAGCCAGTGAGAGTAATAGTGACTTACAAAAAGGCACAACTGCAGAATGACGCCGAGGCCCCATGTGGCGTGGGTCCACCCAGCTCCCTGTCTGCAATGCTTTCAGTCACTGAAGATTAG